The sequence gtgcaatttctgggttgtagagttctactttaaattttttagaaacctcaatgctgttttccagagtggctgcaccagtttgcattatcaccaacagtgcaaaagggttgccctttctctgcatcctcaccagcacctgttgtttcctgtgttattaattttggccattcttacaggtatgatgtgatatttcattgtagttttgattcatatttccatgatgatgagtaatgttgagcatcttttaatgatTCTGGTAACCGTCTGTACATAAATGTGGTACTTTAAATTGGAGTTTTGGCATGCTGGATTGTCAAAGCAggaagagatataaaaaaaacaaaaacaaaaacaaaccacctgAACCAAAACCCTCCTTttaagatgaggaagctgaagcacaGAGGACAGAGATGACATTCCCAGGTTTGCACCATCAATGAGTAGCAGAAAAGACTTTAGGACTCAAATCTCCGTCAACCCATTGGTCACCCTTTTCAGATTCTTGGCACCCCTATCTTTGCTGTCCTTCTCCCACCCCGCATCTCCACCAGTCAAAAATCCAACCCATACTTCAAAACCAGCTTAAATGCCACTCCTTTAATAAATCCTTTCTTGATCTCTTTTTCCACAGCACCCCCCCCAatgtaaagtatattttttatgaatGTTCAGAGCACATTTCTAAATTCTCTCATGATGCTATGACATTATCCCttgtattataataatttttttaattttttttacttttatttattttttgatagagacagagcacaagttggggaggggcagagagagaaggagacacagaatccaaagcaggctccaggctccaagctgtcagcacagagcctgacgcggggctcgaactcatcagccgtgggatcatgacctgacttgaagtcgaacgcttaaccgactgagccacccaggcattctgcattataattatttattaattgtttATCTTATCTTTCCTACTAGTCCTTGAGGGAAGGGACCCTTTTGCCAATTTTTTACTCCTTCTATAGTTCCTTGAATATGCTAGTGATCAATGAGTTTCTTGAATCAAGTTGCAACAGAAAGTAACCTCCATCTTTCTAAGTTCAGTCTATTTCCTCTTCAGTAGAGATGGAAGGTGGCTATGACTTATAGCTTCAGTGTCCACCCACTCACactacttcctcctcctccctccaggaaGAAAATACAGCCAGCCATTCAATATCAGGCCCTTTATTCAAGACAGAGGTGGAATCCATTATTGTAGTTAAAGTGCCATCAGGGGGCACTAAGCAAGGGTCAAAAGTCCAGTGTACCAGTCACACATTCCTGGAGAATCATTCTCAAGTGTCCAAAGGTGTCACTACAGAGTTCAGGGCTCAGAGACAAATCAGCTTCAAGGGGGTAGAAAGAAGCAAACTGAGGTAGCCTTAGGGGAGAGGCATTCCAGGAATGTACAGAGGGCAGAAACAGCAAAGACCGCAGGCACTCACAACATCTCACAGTGCCACTGTTCCAGTTTCTCAGAGCAGAGTGGTTTATGGGCCAACCTGATAATGGAAAAAGAGATGGGACAAGTTGGATGACTGGATCTCCCAAACTTCCATCTAGCTTTATTCCCAAAAGGGTCAAGGTGGAAGAGTGTGGATGAAAATTACAGAAGGACATTCCTAGCCAGGTGGCAAGGGACACTGAGCCACCTAATGGGGTAGGGTtcacttttaaaactccaaaaaaTTATAGAACTGGAAAAGACATGCAGTGGTATCAAGGGCTTGCTTCAGGGTCTAGGACTAAAACAAGCTGAATTAGATGTCCACGTCCAGGTGAAGGGAGCCATAGGTCTCAGCCTTCTCTTTCTTATGCTTATTAGGAATATTGTTAAACAGGAGTGGTGTGAGGGAAGCTTAGAAAATCGGAAAACTGAATCTTCTCAATgacttttgttttgaaaactaCATTCTAAATTAAATGGTCAGGAGATAGAAAGAGAGGACAGTAGTGCTGGACTAAAGGagtgagaaaaaggaggagaagggaaaagtaaaaaatagaatggagaTTCACCAGTAGTCAATTCCTTCCTTATCCAGGATCTTCTTGGCACAAATCATGTCATCAGTAAGGTCATCATCCAGGAACTCTGGCAGGAGTTGCAAGGAGAGGAATGAGAGAGCTAAGTATTACCCAGAAAGATAATGTGTTTCCCTCTTCCCTGGATCTATTAGGTCTGGTTCTTCTCTGAACTGGAGGCTTATGCCTGTTGCCTTTCTATATGATAAAGTCAATACAATAATGTTCCCCATCCAAGATAAGGATTCCCTTCACTTTTCTTGAATGTCTCCGGAGGAACTGTCAACTTCATCAACTGACTTACTCTGAAAATGCAGGGTATTAGACTTCAAGAATCCCAGACAGCTCAGATCATCTACCTGTGAACTTCTGGGAACTGCCTGGGGATTTAGTGAACATGAAAATTCTGTCAATTCAAGCCCCACAGTTGAAGTGGAGTACAAGGCACTGAAGCCAGAAGTATGCTTGACACCAAAAATAAGATTATCCCAGAGGTAGCCTCCAGGAAAACAGAGGAACAGGATAAAAGAGGCTACTCACTGTCACAGGAGATGTCACAGATGTTCCTTGACTGAAGGATCTGGTTGTCCCTGCACCAAAATTTATTGTTGATCTGGAAGAGTCCATATTCTGTGCTGCCATTGTTATTGACTATGGTTTGTGTATCATAACCACTAGTATGAAATATGGTACAGATCCCTGAGGGAAATATGAGAAAGAGGTATCACAGAGGTGACTATAAATTGTGCATTTATAGCATAAATGAGGACCTGTATTACCAGACATAGAAAGGCTCTCTAGCCAATCTCCAAATATTGCAAAGCACAAAATATATTGATGAAATGAAAAGAGTTCCAAAAAGGACAGACaataagagaaagggaaaataagggcgtctgggtggctcagtcggttaagtgtccaacttcagctcaggtcatgatctcacagttcgtgggctcgagccccacatcaagctctgtgctgacagctcagagcctggagcctgcttcagattctgtgtctccctctctctctctgccccttccatagtctgtgtctctctgtctctcaaaaatgaataaatgtttaaaaaaaaatttttttaaagagagaaaggaaaaatacatgaataaatgtaatgaaaagaGTAAACAGATAAGCAGATAAGATAAAAGGATTATTATAtaattgaataaaagtggagaggGAAAGGTGGATGAAAGAGAGACACatatgaattaatgaatggatgaagcAAGGCAGCAGGGAACTTACATTCAGACAAAGCAATGCCTCCATAGCCATCCATGTCTTTCAGCACCTGGGACAGCTCACATTTTGTAAATTGCTTCCCCTGGATGGCAGGGAACATGATGCCAAtcaggagcagagagacaaaggaCATCATTTTGGCTGCCCCCAAGAACCTGAAATAGGGACACCAGACAGCTTCACCTCCTTTTATTTGTGGAGAAAGCCTCGGGGGCCCTGGCACCAAGCCCTACATCCAGGAAGAGGATGAAGAGAGACTGGTCATGCCAACACAGaaacactgaatctgccagcTTCCTTCCGTACTTTTAccccatttttccttctcctcccctaaTCTCTAGTCCATACCAGTTATTGTTTTCTGcccagagagagttccaagcatgATTCTGTTCCCATTTGGCTTTGTTACGTACCTTTGTTTCTTGTAGATTTGGTTCTAGGAAGCAGGATGTCCCTAGCCTACTTCGGGAACAAAGGAGGCCTCAGGGGTAATATGAGTGAGgcaatcagaaaataaactaaGGGTCTTGGCAAAACCCCCTCCCCACTAGAGACATACAGAATATGGAAAAGGAGTGTGTGTCATTACATGCCATAAGCCCAGGATCAGAGTTGGCACTTGTGCAGTCAACTCAGGCATGGACAAAAGGAAGAGTCCCTTAACATGGTGGTTCATGGCTGGGGGCTCAGGAGTAGGGATGGACGATAGCAACATAGACTACAAGAATCTGATATAACTTGGATCCAGAGATTTCTATACTTCAGGAAAACAGAGTATGACAGTATGTAGCTCTCCTATGAGCTATTATCCAGGCTCTCCACCACCAACCACCACTACCACTAAACAGCCAGATACCACATTGGTGTTAATTAAGACATTATGTAAATCCAAAACTAATAACTTGTAGCAGATTTGTTCATGGGTATAGAAACTTGTAGACAGCCTCAGAGTTGGCCACAGACGGTTAAAGAGAGAGTAACCCAAGTCAGTGTAAAGAGGACTTTGAGAACTTTAAGATTAGATTAAGATATATCTACAGTCTACAAAACAAGATTCTGGATCTGAGCTTTTTAAGGTCAGTGCCCCTGAACAAGTAAAGTTGAGGGTACCAGTTCTGAATAATTCCTCCAACTTGCTGGCATCAAGCTTCAAATCATGTGCCAATAGCTATTAGCCTCCTTCGTGCCAGGGCTCATCTTCTTTATTCCAATCTCTCAACCTGATTTCTTATATTGAAGTGGGTATCTGTCCCAACCAACAGTTTTCTCTATATCATGGGTGACCAGTATATGAAGCTGCATGAGTGAAATGAGTGTAGAGGATCTTGGTGTCAAGAGAGATGAGCAGAAAGTCCTGATGGCAAAGAAATACATGTTCAGAAACACAATGAAAGGGCTGCTACAACATTTCTCCTCCATTCTACCCAGAGGCATTGGAGGGGTACATGAAGGACAGGAATAGGAATAGGAATTCTGTCACACTAAGCAAGTATGGTTGAGAATATGGCTGGGAGTAGAGGATGACCTTGAACCATCTGACAGACAAGGAAAGCTAGGTCTGCTTGCCTATAATTTGGTTGGTtgtatctctgcccttccctgaagCAATAAAAAGCAGCATCCAGGTCTGCACGGCTAAGCGCAAAAAATAAATGTGCCTCGGGCAAGAGGAACCATTATTTCCCTAGAAATGTTTGTAAAATGGCATATCTGAGGATCATCTGGAAAAGAATATGGAAGATGTGTAATGGGAACAATTACAAACATTCAGAGAAAGACGCAGATTCTTGGAGATAGACCAAACAACAATGACCACAgcactgaaagaggaagaaagacatcAGGACAGCTACCTTTCCAGACAGGTAGCGTGCTCTCTGTGCAGGCTGAGATCTGAATCAAGGCAGTGAAGAGACATTTACAACACACGGATTTTTTAGAAATATGCTAGGAAGCTATATTCATTTTCTCGGATGCTGTCATAAAAATCAGGTTTCTCAAATCAGTCCTATTTGAAGGACTTTTAGAGATTAAGGAATCAGAAGGACCTGCTTCAAAACACATTTGTCAGTTGCCATCCAAAACTATAGTTTGTAGATAAGTGGTAATTTATAGAGAGAGCCAAGGACTACCATTTGGAGGAGCATCCTAGATCTACAATAACATTGATCGTTACTTCTGGTTAGTATATTCACCTTGTTCTACTTCCTCCCATAATCCACATAAATTACTACTAAGTGGACAATGAAGCAAAATTTTGGACTTGACATATAAATTTCAGACAAATTCTTCATTGAATTATAGAgttatttaaagcaaataaaatttgggggcacctgggtggctcagtcggttaagcatctgacttcagctcaggtcatgatcttgtggttcacaagtttgagccctgcatggagctctgtactgacagctcagagcctggagagtccttcagattctctgtctccctctctctctgccctcccccactcgtgctctgtctgtctctcaaaaataaacaaacatttttaaaaagcagataaaatttGGAGAGTGATTTTGATTGGTGCTTTTCTTTTGGGGGTTGCTTGTGCAAAAGTCCTTACAAAGTCACTTAGCACTAGGGATTCACATCCTGTATCTGCACCAAAAGCGTGCTTGCAATTTACATTGGATTATTTTGAATTGTTGTATTTGTATTACTATCTCTATAACTGTTCTTGTGCATAAAAAAGCCAATGGTTCACTTTTGTGAACTGAGAATAGTAtcaacaaaaaatgtaaatatacaaatgtaaatCATCACTcacaacttattttaaaatatactaactaggggcgcctgggtggctcagtcggttgagcgtccgacttcggctcaggtcatgacctcacagtccgtgggttcgaggcccgcgttgggctctgtgctgacagctcagagcctggagcctgcttccgattctgtgtctccctctctctctgaccctcccccattcatgctctgtctctctctgtctcaaaaataaataaacattaaaaaaaattttttaaatatactaactAAAATGGATTTTACCTTTTTGATCAAATATTAGCTAAAACAAATTCATATGCAATTACTAATACGTAATAGAATTTTTATGCAAATCTTAcccaatttttcattttaaatgtctatttttaaaaaaacataagagcacctagctgactcagtcagaagaacatgtgactcttgatctcggggtcatgagttcgagccccacactgggtgtagagattacttaaatagataaaaactttaaaaaataaaaataaaaaaataaatgaacacacatttatataattttacatcaCACCTCTGATAAAATCTTACATCCTGTTTTTTGTTTAGGTggtacttttttcctttcttttttgattggtttctctctcctcctcatttCTTTCCTGCCATACACTGTCCCATTAACTCATATGAACAGTTTACCATATATCCACCCAAATTTTTATAAGTTaccatatttatatacacacatattgttttgctattcatttgaaaatttttaatccATCTGAAATTCTATCTGGGTTCCCTCTTCTGTTCAACTTGTCATCTTTGTCTATTTTAACACAAATACCTAGTAGACTTAATTGATTTTATATGTTTTGATATCTGATATGACAAGtcttctttgctattttttattaagaaaattaatcaaactttttattttcaaaaaatgttttaaacttacataaaagttgtaaaaatattgtaataactcACATATAGCCTTCGTGGAGATTCACCCACTGTCAACACTTGGCCACatttgcatgttctctctcactttcttttttttctctggctttactaagatataattaatatttaagctTAAGGTGCACAACGTGGTGATTTGATCCGCATGTATACTGTGAAGTGATTGTTgcaataaggttagttaatatCTCCATCCCCTCACATGATGACCAtttgtgtgtatgcgtgtgtgtagtgagaacatttaagatttactttcatagcaagcaggcaaaaatctctttgacattgccacagcaacttcttactcaacacgtctctggaggcaagcaaaacaaaagcaaaaatgaactattgggacctcatcaaaataaaaagcttctgcacagcaaagagaacaatcaacaaaactaaaaggcaaccaatggaatgggagaaggtatctgcaaacaatatatcagataaagggttagtatccaagatctatagaaaacttatcaaactcaacacccaaaaaacaaataatccagtgaagaaataggcagaagacaagaatagacacttttccaaagaaaacatccagatggttaacagacacatgaaaaaatgctcaacatcactcatcatcggggaaatactaatcaaaaccacaatgagatatcacctcacacctgtcagaatggctaacattaactactcaggcaacaacagatgttggcgaggatgtgtggagaaagaggatctcttttgcactgctggtgggaatgcaaactggtgcggcccctctggaaaacagtatagaggttcctcaaaaaattaaaaatagaactaccctatgacccagcaattgcactactaggtatttatccaagggatacaagcaTGCTGTTTTGAAGCCGcacatgctccccaatgtttatagcagcactgtcaacaatagccaaagtatggaaagagcccaaatgtccatcaacagatgaatggataaagaagatgtggtatatatatgcaatggagtattattcagcaatataaaagaattaaatcttgccatttgcaactatgtgggtggaactagagg is a genomic window of Acinonyx jubatus isolate Ajub_Pintada_27869175 chromosome B4, VMU_Ajub_asm_v1.0, whole genome shotgun sequence containing:
- the LALBA gene encoding alpha-lactalbumin; its protein translation is MMSFVSLLLIGIMFPAIQGKQFTKCELSQVLKDMDGYGGIALSEWICTIFHTSGYDTQTIVNNNGSTEYGLFQINNKFWCRDNQILQSRNICDISCDKFLDDDLTDDMICAKKILDKEGIDYWLAHKPLCSEKLEQWHCEML